A region from the Flavobacterium enshiense genome encodes:
- a CDS encoding M48 family metallopeptidase, which translates to MNLKSSLIIAGSLALVISCAKNPFTGKNTMALVPNSQIFPSSFQQYNQFLGENKVIKGTKDAERVENVGMKIKAAAEKWLNANGKEGYLKDYQWEYNLVDNKEVNAWCMPGGKIVFYTGIMPICQDDAGMATVMGHEVAHALANHGQQRMSAGMIQQLGAVGLGVAAGGQSKETQAAIMTAYGIGSEYGGMMPFSRSHESEADMIGLTLMAVAGYNPDKAVAFWERMAANAGGNKPPEFMSTHPSDETRIANIKKLIPKAKEEAAKFGVTFK; encoded by the coding sequence ATGAATCTGAAATCAAGTTTGATAATTGCCGGTTCATTAGCACTTGTTATTTCTTGTGCCAAGAACCCGTTTACTGGAAAAAACACGATGGCTTTGGTGCCAAATAGCCAAATCTTCCCATCATCCTTTCAGCAATACAATCAGTTTTTGGGAGAAAATAAGGTAATAAAAGGAACCAAAGATGCTGAACGTGTTGAAAACGTTGGAATGAAGATAAAGGCAGCCGCAGAAAAATGGTTGAATGCTAATGGAAAAGAAGGTTATCTTAAAGATTATCAATGGGAATACAATTTGGTAGATAATAAAGAAGTGAATGCGTGGTGTATGCCTGGAGGAAAAATAGTTTTTTATACCGGAATTATGCCGATCTGTCAGGATGATGCCGGTATGGCTACTGTAATGGGGCATGAGGTTGCGCATGCATTAGCGAATCACGGGCAACAACGTATGAGCGCAGGGATGATTCAGCAATTAGGAGCAGTAGGACTAGGCGTTGCTGCTGGAGGCCAAAGTAAAGAGACACAAGCGGCTATTATGACTGCTTACGGAATCGGATCTGAGTATGGAGGGATGATGCCTTTCAGCCGTTCTCATGAAAGTGAGGCAGACATGATTGGTTTGACGCTTATGGCAGTTGCAGGTTATAATCCTGATAAAGCTGTGGCGTTTTGGGAAAGAATGGCGGCCAATGCAGGCGGAAACAAACCCCCTGAATTTATGAGTACGCACCCTTCAGATGAGACCCGTATTGCAAATATTAAGAAGCTGATCCCTAAAGCTAAGGAAGAAGCTGCTAAATTCGGAGTAACATTTAAGTAA
- a CDS encoding alpha/beta fold hydrolase, with the protein MKKPKHQQTIKIPKAILYSAKILESISPKLATKFAIKLFTTPIRHKIPKREIEMDAGSKQQLIPVKSINKSIMLYQYGTSEKKVLLVHGWSGRGTQLVKIADELIRSGYSIVSFDAPAHGKAPGKTSNMTEFIASVLQISKEFGPFEFAIGHSLGGMTIMNSIKRGLNVKKAVIIGSGDVVEDIMDDFVLKLGLKPVISKQMKFTFENKIGETMNSYSTYIASKEVTIPVLVIHDENDDDVPVSAAHHIHQHLKNGELLITKELGHRKILGDTKVIRKIVSFIQ; encoded by the coding sequence ATGAAAAAGCCGAAACATCAGCAAACCATTAAAATTCCGAAAGCAATTCTTTATTCTGCAAAGATTTTAGAGAGTATTTCTCCAAAATTGGCGACGAAATTTGCAATAAAATTATTTACGACACCTATCCGCCATAAAATTCCTAAAAGAGAAATAGAAATGGATGCTGGTAGTAAACAGCAATTAATTCCTGTAAAATCTATAAATAAAAGTATAATGCTTTACCAATATGGGACTTCCGAAAAAAAGGTTTTATTGGTACACGGTTGGTCTGGCAGAGGAACACAATTGGTTAAGATTGCAGATGAACTTATAAGATCAGGATATTCTATCGTGAGTTTTGATGCTCCTGCACATGGAAAAGCCCCTGGAAAAACAAGCAATATGACTGAATTTATTGCTTCTGTTTTACAAATATCAAAAGAATTTGGTCCTTTTGAATTTGCAATCGGACATTCATTAGGTGGTATGACCATAATGAATTCAATAAAAAGAGGTTTGAATGTAAAAAAAGCAGTAATAATTGGCAGTGGTGATGTTGTTGAGGATATTATGGATGACTTTGTACTGAAACTTGGTCTGAAGCCAGTGATAAGTAAACAGATGAAATTTACATTTGAAAATAAAATTGGGGAAACCATGAACAGTTATTCTACGTATATAGCTTCAAAAGAAGTTACTATCCCTGTTTTGGTAATTCACGACGAAAACGATGATGACGTTCCTGTATCTGCCGCTCATCACATTCACCAGCATTTAAAAAATGGAGAATTACTGATTACCAAAGAATTGGGACACAGAAAAATTTTAGGCGATACGAAAGTAATCAGAAAAATTGTTTCATTTATTCAGTAA
- the msrB gene encoding peptide-methionine (R)-S-oxide reductase MsrB has product MKNLFVILIMSMFISCSGQEKKKETQTASTPTAGDPWKAKLTPEQYEVLREKGTERPFTGKYWKHFEKGIYVCAACKNPLFTSDAKFDSDCGWPSFDQAIKGSVKYTTDNSFGMERIEVTCEKCGGHLGHVFDDGPAETTGKRFCTNSVSIQFIPAKQ; this is encoded by the coding sequence ATGAAAAATTTATTTGTCATATTAATAATGAGTATGTTTATTTCCTGCAGTGGTCAGGAAAAGAAAAAAGAAACTCAAACAGCTTCCACTCCTACAGCTGGAGATCCGTGGAAAGCAAAATTAACTCCCGAACAATACGAAGTTTTAAGAGAAAAAGGAACAGAAAGACCATTTACCGGAAAATACTGGAAGCATTTTGAAAAAGGGATCTATGTTTGTGCTGCCTGCAAAAATCCTTTATTTACCTCTGATGCCAAATTTGATTCCGATTGTGGATGGCCATCATTTGATCAGGCTATAAAAGGATCCGTAAAATATACTACCGATAACAGTTTCGGTATGGAGCGAATAGAAGTTACCTGTGAAAAATGCGGCGGACATCTCGGACATGTATTTGACGACGGACCAGCCGAAACAACAGGAAAACGTTTTTGTACAAATTCAGTTTCAATACAATTTATTCCTGCAAAACAATGA
- the msrB gene encoding peptide-methionine (R)-S-oxide reductase MsrB — translation MKYTVEKSEDEWKAQLGEEKYRILRQKGTEYPHTGEYNLLFENGTYCCGACGEPLFESDTKFDGHCGWPSFDECIPGKVEYIKDTSHGMLRTEILCAKCGGHLGHVFNDGPTKTGIRYCVNSLSLDFRKK, via the coding sequence ATGAAATATACTGTTGAAAAATCAGAAGATGAGTGGAAAGCTCAATTAGGCGAAGAAAAATACAGAATCCTTCGCCAAAAAGGTACCGAATACCCGCATACAGGCGAATATAACCTGCTTTTTGAAAACGGTACTTATTGCTGTGGTGCTTGTGGTGAACCTTTATTTGAAAGTGATACCAAATTTGACGGTCATTGCGGCTGGCCTTCGTTTGACGAGTGTATTCCGGGAAAGGTCGAGTACATCAAAGATACGTCACACGGAATGTTGCGAACTGAAATTCTTTGCGCGAAGTGTGGAGGACACCTCGGACATGTTTTTAATGATGGACCAACGAAAACCGGTATTCGCTATTGCGTAAATTCCTTATCTTTAGATTTCCGTAAAAAATAA
- a CDS encoding endonuclease III domain-containing protein codes for MDLFEEQIDWAANLKPLIEKYKGKKHPLDYQNLYQLMIMVILSAQDSDANINKIAPNLFNVFPNLESLSVSNIDALIPHISKVRNFGTKASWIIEIAQSLKEDKNIPLTMENLVALKGIGRKSANVIMREANVTAEGIIADLHVIRVAPRIGLITETKDGNKVEKQLMQVLPKDIWGEIGMSMSFLGREICRPTNPKCDICPVNYCCNYYKNL; via the coding sequence ATGGATTTATTTGAAGAACAAATCGATTGGGCTGCCAATTTAAAGCCTCTAATAGAAAAATATAAAGGAAAAAAACATCCTCTGGACTATCAGAATCTTTACCAGCTGATGATTATGGTTATCCTGTCAGCCCAGGATTCTGATGCTAATATCAATAAAATTGCTCCAAACCTTTTTAATGTATTTCCAAATTTAGAAAGTCTTTCGGTTTCAAATATAGATGCTTTGATTCCACATATTTCAAAAGTGCGCAATTTTGGCACAAAAGCAAGTTGGATTATTGAAATTGCCCAGTCATTAAAAGAGGATAAAAACATTCCGCTGACAATGGAAAATTTAGTCGCGTTAAAAGGTATAGGACGAAAATCTGCCAATGTAATCATGAGGGAAGCCAACGTTACAGCAGAAGGCATTATTGCTGATTTACACGTAATTAGAGTAGCTCCAAGGATCGGATTGATTACAGAAACTAAAGACGGCAACAAAGTCGAAAAACAATTAATGCAGGTTTTACCTAAAGACATTTGGGGCGAAATAGGCATGTCCATGTCCTTTTTAGGCAGGGAAATCTGCAGGCCAACCAATCCTAAATGTGATATCTGTCCTGTAAATTATTGTTGTAATTATTACAAAAACTTATAA
- a CDS encoding DUF4294 domain-containing protein, whose amino-acid sequence MKRYLFLSISFFFSSYIYSQVTNDTVQTQEQDTSVVFKTQMDEMFIGKDKAKLEEMERIKKIQRRVYKVYPYAKLAAENLKIMNANMAKLKTEKEKKKYFKIVENYLENEFGDRLKKFSRKEGQILVKLIHRQTGITTFKLIKDLKSGWKAWWSNNAASLYDIDLKAEYDPFKELDDFYIEGMLVKAFREGKLQRQDPAKPIDLAELSATWKERLNKSRKAREEKAAKEKAALEENK is encoded by the coding sequence ATGAAGCGATATCTTTTTTTGAGTATTTCATTCTTTTTTTCCTCCTATATATATAGTCAGGTTACCAACGATACTGTCCAAACTCAGGAACAGGATACATCTGTTGTTTTTAAAACACAAATGGATGAAATGTTCATTGGTAAGGATAAGGCTAAACTGGAGGAAATGGAGCGTATCAAAAAAATTCAGCGTCGCGTTTATAAAGTGTATCCTTATGCAAAATTAGCAGCCGAGAATTTAAAGATTATGAACGCTAATATGGCCAAACTTAAAACGGAAAAGGAAAAGAAGAAGTATTTTAAGATTGTAGAAAATTATCTTGAAAATGAATTTGGGGACCGCTTGAAAAAATTCTCGCGCAAAGAGGGCCAGATCCTTGTAAAACTTATTCATAGGCAAACCGGCATTACGACTTTTAAACTCATCAAAGATTTAAAAAGCGGTTGGAAAGCTTGGTGGTCCAATAACGCGGCCAGTTTATATGATATCGATTTGAAAGCCGAATACGATCCTTTTAAAGAACTTGACGATTTTTATATAGAAGGCATGTTGGTAAAGGCCTTCAGGGAGGGAAAACTGCAACGTCAGGATCCTGCCAAGCCGATAGACCTTGCCGAACTTTCCGCAACTTGGAAAGAAAGGCTTAATAAATCCAGAAAAGCAAGAGAGGAAAAAGCAGCCAAAGAAAAAGCAGCTTTGGAGGAAAATAAATAA
- a CDS encoding M42 family metallopeptidase — MATKSILSESSLTFLENYLNNASPTGYEESGQKIWMEYLKPYVDTFITDTYGTAVGVINPEAEYKVVIEGHADEISWYVNYITDDGLIYVIRNGGSDHQIAPSKRVNIHTKNGIVKGVFGWPAIHTRNRGKEESATLHNIFIDCGCSTKEEVEKLGVHVGCVITYPDEFMVLNNDKFVCRAIDNRMGGFMIAEVARLLKENKKKLPFGLYVVNSVQEEIGLRGAEMITHTIKPNVAIVTDVCHDTTTPMIEKKIEGDLKMGKGPVIAYAPAVQNRLRELIVTTAEDKKIPFQRHATSRATGTDTDAFAYSNGGVASALISLPLRYMHTTVEMVHREDVENVIKLIYESLLRIENNETFSYFK, encoded by the coding sequence ATGGCAACGAAATCAATACTGTCCGAATCGTCACTTACTTTTTTAGAAAATTATCTAAATAACGCATCTCCAACAGGTTATGAGGAAAGTGGTCAAAAAATTTGGATGGAGTACCTAAAACCTTACGTAGATACATTTATTACGGATACATACGGAACAGCTGTCGGTGTTATAAATCCGGAAGCAGAATATAAAGTAGTGATTGAAGGACATGCGGACGAAATTTCGTGGTACGTAAACTATATTACGGATGACGGATTGATCTATGTTATTCGCAATGGAGGATCGGATCACCAGATCGCACCTTCAAAGCGCGTAAACATTCATACTAAAAACGGCATTGTAAAAGGAGTTTTCGGATGGCCGGCAATACATACGAGAAATCGCGGTAAGGAAGAATCAGCAACGCTTCACAATATTTTCATTGACTGTGGTTGTTCTACCAAAGAAGAAGTGGAGAAATTAGGCGTTCACGTAGGTTGCGTAATTACATATCCAGATGAATTCATGGTTTTGAACAATGATAAATTCGTTTGCCGTGCCATAGACAACCGCATGGGAGGATTCATGATTGCGGAAGTCGCGCGTTTATTAAAAGAGAATAAAAAGAAATTACCTTTCGGATTGTATGTAGTGAATTCGGTTCAGGAAGAAATTGGTTTGCGTGGAGCTGAAATGATTACGCATACCATCAAACCGAATGTGGCAATTGTAACCGATGTTTGCCACGATACCACTACCCCGATGATCGAAAAGAAAATTGAAGGTGATCTGAAAATGGGTAAAGGCCCGGTTATTGCCTATGCTCCTGCCGTTCAGAACAGATTACGCGAACTAATCGTTACTACTGCAGAAGATAAAAAGATTCCTTTCCAGCGTCATGCCACTTCAAGAGCTACGGGAACGGATACGGATGCATTCGCCTACAGCAATGGCGGAGTTGCTTCTGCACTAATTTCGCTTCCTTTGCGTTATATGCATACTACGGTAGAAATGGTTCACCGTGAAGACGTAGAAAATGTCATCAAATTAATTTATGAAAGTTTATTGCGAATTGAGAACAACGAAACTTTCTCTTATTTCAAATAA
- a CDS encoding septal ring lytic transglycosylase RlpA family protein, with protein sequence MISLPTKFKAALLLLSFTLVMNSCGSSHSKSKTSTVSKVKGHKSTGVASYYHDKFNGRKTANGERFSNKKYTAAHRELPFGTKVKVTNLANNKSVVVIINDRGPFTKGREIDLTKKAFMKITDKKSHGELTVKIEVL encoded by the coding sequence ATGATTTCATTACCGACAAAATTCAAGGCAGCTCTCCTACTACTGTCATTTACTTTAGTAATGAACAGTTGCGGGTCATCGCATTCTAAAAGCAAAACTAGCACTGTTTCAAAAGTAAAGGGACACAAAAGCACGGGAGTTGCCTCTTATTATCATGATAAATTCAACGGTCGTAAAACAGCCAACGGAGAACGTTTTAGTAATAAGAAATATACGGCGGCGCACAGGGAACTTCCATTTGGAACAAAAGTAAAAGTCACCAACCTTGCCAACAATAAGTCGGTTGTGGTTATCATCAATGATCGAGGACCATTTACAAAAGGAAGAGAAATTGACCTGACCAAAAAAGCCTTCATGAAAATAACAGACAAAAAAAGTCATGGTGAACTGACCGTAAAAATTGAAGTTTTATAA
- a CDS encoding sensor histidine kinase, protein MPSLKKIIFCLLLFIPLFNGKAQTTDKIEETYASKKGIDKISFYESLTHRQKLDHLDFLYQNLLKLSADEQINSDTKSSMRLKFALAEIHVFKQEDLKTIITFKEILNNKDYKLPDSKKMYVLVQLQSAYLNLNLYSNVFKINSEIAYLRKKGVDYPLWSYNNKSSLYARLFLYDKAILQLKSEINEILKNPKRDSLIVPNAYNNLGFYFFKNNQVDSAYHYYNLSLQKAETALKKNDFGNYSTLSGLVKGNMGILKMKQGDYKNALPLLMEDLSISLKIKDYNNNNDGIVKNIINLSTCNIKLKNFTEAQKNIQLAEQLIPKGISPETKVFYYKTKAELLKAQNKKDEAFTYNEKAFNLSDSINSKKQRLLLAGNEILYQLEEKDNVIEKQQSDINAKEKGILYIVATALGIILMTTLLYLNNSRKKQKEIQQKNDEISAKNETIKESLAEKEMLLKEIHHRVKNNLQIISGILELQNLNIIDENAKVILKEGQSRIQSIALIHKTLYQSENFSKVPFQNYLSELIQAIQSAFHNNTKINIDVEANEIELGINTAIPLSLIINEIMTNCFKHAFKNRENGNIKINLTKENDIYKLIVKDDGIGLSEDFNPKKLQSIGFDLIIGLTRQLEGNFDWKNNNGTTIIITFKDIV, encoded by the coding sequence ATGCCTTCTTTAAAAAAAATAATCTTCTGTTTACTCCTTTTTATTCCATTATTTAATGGAAAAGCTCAAACGACCGATAAAATAGAGGAAACTTATGCTTCAAAAAAAGGCATTGATAAAATCAGTTTTTACGAAAGTCTGACTCATAGGCAAAAATTAGATCATCTGGATTTTTTATACCAGAATCTCCTTAAACTATCTGCCGATGAACAAATTAACTCAGATACAAAATCGTCGATGCGACTTAAATTCGCATTAGCCGAAATCCATGTCTTTAAACAGGAAGACCTAAAAACCATTATTACTTTTAAAGAGATTCTGAACAACAAGGATTACAAACTCCCCGACTCAAAAAAAATGTATGTATTGGTTCAATTGCAAAGTGCTTATCTGAACCTTAATTTATATTCCAATGTTTTTAAAATAAACTCTGAAATAGCCTATCTCAGAAAAAAAGGGGTGGATTATCCTTTGTGGAGTTATAATAATAAAAGTAGCTTATATGCCCGATTGTTCTTATACGATAAGGCTATTCTACAATTGAAATCGGAAATCAACGAAATACTAAAAAACCCCAAACGTGATTCTCTCATAGTTCCAAATGCTTACAACAATTTAGGATTTTATTTTTTCAAGAACAATCAAGTTGATAGTGCCTACCATTATTATAATCTGTCATTACAAAAAGCAGAGACAGCTCTTAAAAAAAATGATTTTGGGAATTACAGCACATTGTCTGGCCTGGTGAAAGGAAATATGGGTATTTTAAAAATGAAACAAGGCGATTATAAAAATGCATTGCCACTGCTCATGGAAGATTTATCCATCAGTTTAAAAATTAAGGACTACAATAACAACAACGATGGAATAGTCAAAAACATTATCAATCTTTCCACATGTAACATTAAGTTAAAAAACTTCACTGAGGCGCAAAAAAACATACAACTTGCAGAACAACTCATACCAAAGGGAATATCACCTGAAACAAAAGTGTTCTACTATAAAACAAAAGCAGAATTACTGAAAGCGCAAAATAAAAAAGATGAAGCGTTTACCTACAATGAGAAAGCGTTCAATTTGAGTGATTCGATAAATTCGAAGAAACAACGCCTTTTATTGGCTGGAAATGAAATTCTTTATCAATTGGAAGAAAAAGACAATGTAATTGAAAAACAACAATCGGATATTAACGCCAAAGAAAAAGGGATACTTTATATTGTTGCAACAGCCTTAGGAATCATTTTGATGACAACTTTGTTGTACCTGAATAATTCCCGAAAAAAACAGAAAGAGATTCAGCAGAAAAATGATGAAATTTCAGCAAAAAATGAAACCATCAAAGAGTCGTTGGCTGAAAAAGAAATGCTTTTAAAGGAAATTCACCACAGGGTGAAAAACAATCTGCAGATTATTTCGGGAATATTGGAACTTCAGAATCTGAACATCATTGATGAAAATGCAAAGGTTATTCTAAAAGAAGGCCAATCACGAATACAGTCTATTGCATTAATTCACAAAACGCTCTATCAATCTGAAAATTTCAGTAAGGTTCCGTTTCAAAATTATTTATCCGAATTAATTCAGGCTATTCAATCAGCATTCCATAATAATACAAAAATAAATATTGATGTCGAAGCAAATGAGATAGAACTCGGCATCAACACAGCCATTCCACTAAGTTTGATTATTAATGAAATAATGACCAATTGTTTTAAGCACGCCTTTAAAAACAGAGAAAACGGAAATATTAAAATCAATCTCACTAAAGAAAACGATATTTACAAACTTATTGTCAAAGACGACGGCATCGGATTATCTGAGGATTTTAATCCAAAGAAGCTGCAATCAATTGGTTTTGATCTGATAATTGGACTGACAAGACAATTGGAAGGCAACTTTGATTGGAAAAACAATAACGGAACCACCATAATTATTACTTTTAAAGATATAGTATAA
- a CDS encoding LytR/AlgR family response regulator transcription factor, translating into MNHPLNILVVEDEYITQKTLTVLLTEMGYNVVGTSMNAQEAITVLSENKVEFALLDITIQGDKDGIWLANYIQEKYSIPHVFLTAYSDDVTVKNAIATNPYGYLIKPFQKAELFTAIEIAMLNYNKQNVTIPKESAFIYIKYNEIFEKVAIENIIYAESQKNYLLIGTEEKEYRYRSTITEFMDKLPGNFIKTHKGFIVNKTKIDGYNISFITIGSKKIPISKTYKDYVISELNSSQS; encoded by the coding sequence ATGAACCACCCACTAAACATATTAGTAGTAGAAGACGAATACATAACCCAAAAGACGCTAACTGTCCTATTAACAGAGATGGGCTACAATGTTGTCGGAACTTCGATGAATGCACAGGAAGCCATTACGGTGCTTTCAGAAAATAAAGTTGAATTCGCCCTTTTGGACATCACCATCCAGGGAGATAAAGACGGTATTTGGCTGGCGAATTATATTCAGGAAAAATATTCAATTCCTCATGTTTTCTTAACAGCTTATTCCGATGATGTGACAGTCAAAAATGCCATAGCCACAAATCCTTATGGCTATCTGATAAAACCTTTCCAGAAAGCAGAACTTTTTACAGCCATAGAAATAGCGATGCTTAACTACAACAAACAAAACGTTACTATTCCTAAGGAGAGTGCTTTCATATATATAAAGTATAATGAGATTTTTGAAAAAGTGGCCATTGAAAACATCATTTATGCCGAAAGCCAGAAGAATTACCTGCTCATAGGTACTGAGGAAAAAGAATATCGTTATCGTTCGACCATAACCGAGTTTATGGATAAACTTCCCGGTAATTTTATCAAAACCCATAAAGGCTTTATCGTAAACAAAACTAAAATTGACGGGTATAACATTTCCTTTATTACAATAGGCAGTAAAAAAATCCCGATTTCAAAAACTTATAAAGATTACGTAATTTCCGAATTAAACAGTTCTCAATCCTAA
- a CDS encoding ankyrin repeat domain-containing protein: MKKTISLLGLALIAATNVALASNVETSTFKNVAIYNHDVTPLIVAISKGDVITVKKFIEYGVDVNETKNGMTPLMFAARFNNAEIAKFLIEKGADVSVKDNNGRTALQLAEATKATEVAEIIRAASKK, from the coding sequence ATGAAAAAAACGATCAGTTTGTTAGGTTTAGCTTTAATCGCAGCTACAAATGTTGCTTTAGCTTCAAATGTTGAAACTTCAACTTTTAAAAATGTTGCAATTTACAATCACGATGTGACACCACTTATTGTGGCTATCAGTAAAGGAGATGTAATCACAGTTAAAAAATTCATCGAATACGGGGTAGACGTAAATGAAACTAAAAACGGAATGACACCATTAATGTTTGCAGCTCGTTTTAACAATGCTGAGATAGCAAAATTTTTAATTGAAAAAGGAGCGGATGTTTCAGTTAAAGACAATAATGGCCGTACCGCTTTGCAACTTGCCGAAGCAACAAAAGCTACCGAAGTGGCTGAAATTATCAGAGCTGCTTCAAAAAAATAA
- a CDS encoding phosphoribosylaminoimidazolesuccinocarboxamide synthase, with the protein MNTITTTNFNFPGQKSVYRGKVREVYNINDELLVMVATDRLSAFDVVMPKGIPYKGQILNQIATKFMQLTEDIVPNWLIATPDPNVAVGHLCAPFKVEMVIRGYLSGHAAREYAVGKRVLCGVEMPEGLKENDKFPTPIITPTTKADNGSHDEDISREAILANGIVSEEDYLILEKYTRALYQRGTEIAASRGLILVDTKYEFGKTKDGKIVLIDEIHTPDSSRYFYAEGYQERQDRGEDQKQLSKEFVRRWLIENGFQGKEGQQIPNMTDEYIETVSERYIELYENIIGDKFVKADISNINERIEKNVVAFLSK; encoded by the coding sequence ATGAACACAATTACGACTACCAATTTTAACTTTCCGGGTCAAAAATCTGTTTACCGTGGTAAAGTAAGAGAAGTTTACAATATCAACGACGAACTTTTAGTAATGGTGGCAACCGACAGATTATCAGCTTTCGATGTTGTTATGCCAAAGGGAATTCCCTACAAAGGTCAGATTCTAAATCAGATTGCTACTAAATTCATGCAGTTAACTGAGGACATAGTTCCGAATTGGTTAATTGCTACTCCGGATCCGAATGTTGCTGTTGGTCATTTGTGTGCTCCTTTTAAAGTGGAAATGGTAATCCGAGGTTATTTGTCTGGACACGCAGCTCGTGAATATGCAGTAGGAAAAAGAGTGTTATGTGGAGTTGAAATGCCTGAAGGATTAAAGGAAAATGATAAATTTCCAACGCCGATAATTACACCGACAACAAAAGCGGATAATGGCTCTCATGATGAAGATATTTCGCGTGAAGCAATTTTGGCAAACGGAATCGTATCGGAAGAAGATTATCTGATTTTAGAAAAATACACAAGAGCTTTATATCAGAGAGGAACAGAAATTGCTGCTTCCCGCGGATTAATTCTGGTAGATACCAAGTACGAATTCGGTAAAACCAAAGATGGGAAAATCGTTTTGATAGATGAAATTCACACGCCGGATTCATCGCGTTATTTCTATGCCGAAGGGTATCAGGAGAGACAGGATAGAGGAGAAGACCAGAAACAATTGTCGAAAGAATTTGTTCGCCGTTGGTTAATCGAAAATGGTTTCCAGGGTAAGGAAGGTCAACAAATCCCAAATATGACGGATGAATACATTGAAACCGTTTCAGAACGTTACATCGAATTATATGAGAATATTATTGGTGACAAATTCGTAAAAGCGGATATTTCCAATATCAATGAACGCATCGAGAAAAACGTGGTTGCTTTTTTAAGTAAATAA
- a CDS encoding SIMPL domain-containing protein, whose product MKKLVLFGIVLFTTVFSYAQTQENKMIPQIVVSGEGKIKVAPDQAVITVGAENTGNDAADVKTKNDVTIDALIKYIKKMKLAATDYQTQRVSLYKSYDYQKKKNTYTASQNIIITLKDLSKYDELIIGLVDAGANVIHGVDFKSSKVAEYESQARIKAVQNAKAKAADYASALNQKVGKTIMVSDNSMTNYPRPMYAAMKMDSEMAAPSRETLAIGEIEVIANVTINFAIE is encoded by the coding sequence ATGAAAAAATTAGTTTTATTTGGAATCGTATTGTTTACAACGGTATTTTCTTATGCACAAACTCAGGAAAACAAAATGATTCCACAGATTGTAGTTTCTGGTGAAGGGAAAATTAAAGTTGCTCCGGATCAGGCCGTGATAACTGTCGGCGCTGAAAATACCGGTAACGATGCAGCCGACGTAAAAACGAAAAATGATGTAACAATTGATGCTTTAATCAAATACATCAAGAAAATGAAATTAGCTGCTACTGATTATCAGACACAACGAGTGTCCTTATATAAGTCATACGATTATCAGAAAAAGAAAAATACCTATACAGCGTCACAAAATATCATTATTACACTTAAGGATCTGTCCAAATATGATGAGTTGATTATAGGATTGGTCGATGCAGGCGCAAACGTTATCCATGGTGTGGATTTCAAATCGTCTAAAGTAGCTGAATACGAAAGCCAGGCCAGAATTAAGGCGGTTCAGAATGCAAAAGCAAAAGCGGCTGACTATGCATCGGCATTAAACCAAAAAGTAGGGAAGACAATTATGGTTTCAGACAATTCTATGACAAACTATCCAAGACCAATGTATGCTGCTATGAAAATGGATTCAGAAATGGCTGCACCGTCAAGAGAAACATTGGCAATAGGAGAGATTGAAGTAATTGCAAACGTAACCATTAACTTTGCCATCGAGTAA